The following coding sequences are from one Mesorhizobium onobrychidis window:
- a CDS encoding class I SAM-dependent DNA methyltransferase, whose amino-acid sequence MAFDAIGDRYDEAFPHKERQVLAGEWLIKSLPTGSRVLDLGCGTGVPTARQLLDAGLEVVGVDLSAVMVKLAREHVQGATFHQLELADLRPGGPRDLGRFQAVAAFFSLLMLPRVEIPLALATVRHLLAPGGLFALSMVEADVDDFPVPFLGNTIRVSGYLREELRMVVEAAGFTIVQETSSACVPAVADVLPEEQIFLCCELRG is encoded by the coding sequence ATGGCCTTCGACGCCATCGGCGATCGCTATGACGAGGCCTTTCCGCACAAGGAACGCCAAGTCCTGGCGGGCGAATGGCTGATCAAGTCCTTGCCGACGGGTTCCCGGGTTCTGGATCTTGGCTGCGGGACCGGCGTCCCAACCGCACGTCAATTGCTCGACGCCGGTTTGGAGGTCGTGGGTGTCGACCTGTCTGCCGTGATGGTGAAACTCGCCCGCGAGCATGTTCAGGGCGCGACGTTCCATCAACTGGAGCTTGCTGACTTGCGACCCGGCGGGCCGAGGGACCTCGGCCGATTCCAGGCCGTTGCGGCCTTCTTCTCTCTGCTGATGCTTCCACGAGTGGAGATTCCCCTCGCGCTAGCGACGGTCCGTCATCTGCTCGCTCCTGGGGGCTTGTTCGCCCTCTCGATGGTGGAGGCGGATGTGGACGATTTCCCAGTCCCATTCCTCGGAAATACTATCCGGGTCTCAGGCTATCTGCGAGAGGAGTTGCGTATGGTGGTCGAAGCGGCAGGGTTCACAATCGTGCAGGAGACGTCTTCCGCCTGCGTCCCTGCAGTGGCCGACGTGCTGCCGGAGGAACAGATCTTCCTCTGCTGTGAGTTGCGCGGCTGA
- a CDS encoding peptidase domain-containing ABC transporter, with protein sequence MSGKVIKFKQRDITDCGATSLASVAAFYGYKLPLSRIRQYASTGRSGTTILGLTEAAQKLGFVAKGVKGGFDSLYKIPKPAIAHVIVNEVLHHFVVIQAIDARWVTVMDPAYGEIRKLAHEEFKKQWTGALVLLVPADTFKRCDQTTSRLARFASLLASHKGAMAQALVGALVATILGLSTAIYVQKIVDHVITAGNRNLLNLMSVAMLLISVVQILLDLLRNRLVLQTGQKIDVLLILGYYNHILSLPQKFFDSMRMGEIISRMNDAVKIRSFLNDVSINMFVDVLTILFSLGLMFIYSWKIALAVAVSIPLYLSVYWTINRLNRGRQRAMMENAAELETQLVESLGAVSTIKTSGMEGFANFKMETRFIKMLHSVYSSGLISIFGNSTSTLLANLLTIVLMWFGTTLALDQTVTPGELLSCYTLLGYVTRPVASLIQTNRIVQDAFIAADRLFDIFDLEPESSGGIDATKSGIGDIHLENVTFRYGGQLDLFQDLSVTFPRGGMTAVVGESGSGKSTLAALLQNVYPLEGGHIRIGSYAIQDLSTVSLRKVVAAVPQSIDVFSGSVIENIALGEFEPDIEKIQRICDQAGLWEAIERWPGGFQAYLGENGVRLSGGEKQRLALARALYRDPEILILDEATSSLDSVAEASVLRVVEDLRRDGKTIIVISHRLSTVRGADKIVVLDKGRVVAEGRHTDLLTTEGAYARLWRAQTGSS encoded by the coding sequence ATGTCGGGCAAGGTCATCAAGTTCAAGCAGCGCGACATCACCGATTGCGGGGCCACCAGCCTTGCTTCTGTCGCCGCCTTCTACGGCTACAAGCTGCCATTGTCGCGGATCCGGCAGTATGCCTCGACCGGCCGCTCGGGCACCACGATCCTAGGGCTCACGGAAGCGGCTCAGAAGCTGGGCTTCGTCGCCAAGGGGGTGAAGGGTGGCTTCGACAGCCTATACAAGATCCCCAAGCCTGCCATCGCGCACGTAATCGTCAACGAGGTCCTGCACCACTTCGTCGTAATCCAGGCGATCGACGCCAGGTGGGTCACCGTTATGGACCCAGCCTATGGTGAAATCCGCAAGCTTGCGCATGAGGAATTCAAAAAGCAATGGACTGGCGCCCTGGTGCTCCTGGTTCCGGCAGATACCTTTAAGCGCTGCGACCAGACCACCTCACGCCTTGCTCGATTCGCGAGTCTGCTTGCGTCACACAAGGGGGCGATGGCGCAGGCTCTCGTCGGGGCCCTGGTGGCGACGATCCTTGGCCTCTCGACGGCCATTTACGTCCAGAAGATCGTCGATCATGTGATTACAGCGGGCAACCGCAACCTGCTCAACCTGATGAGCGTCGCCATGCTGCTGATCTCGGTCGTGCAGATCCTACTCGATCTCCTCAGAAACCGGCTCGTCCTGCAAACGGGGCAGAAGATCGACGTCCTGCTGATCCTCGGCTACTACAATCACATCCTAAGCTTGCCTCAGAAGTTCTTCGACAGCATGCGCATGGGCGAAATCATTTCCCGCATGAATGACGCGGTGAAGATCAGGAGCTTCTTGAACGACGTCTCGATCAACATGTTCGTCGACGTGCTAACGATACTGTTCTCGTTAGGGCTGATGTTCATCTACTCGTGGAAGATCGCCTTGGCCGTGGCGGTCTCCATCCCCTTGTACCTCTCAGTCTATTGGACCATCAACCGGCTGAATAGGGGTCGCCAGCGCGCCATGATGGAGAACGCTGCCGAACTGGAGACGCAACTGGTGGAATCACTCGGAGCTGTCTCCACGATCAAGACCTCCGGCATGGAGGGCTTCGCCAACTTTAAGATGGAGACCCGCTTCATCAAGATGCTGCACTCCGTCTACAGCTCCGGCCTGATCTCGATCTTCGGAAACAGCACCTCGACTTTACTCGCAAATCTACTCACCATCGTGCTGATGTGGTTCGGAACGACGCTTGCCCTGGATCAAACCGTCACGCCCGGCGAATTACTGTCCTGCTATACTTTGCTGGGCTATGTCACCCGGCCGGTTGCCAGTCTCATCCAGACCAACCGGATCGTTCAGGATGCTTTTATAGCGGCAGATCGCCTGTTCGATATCTTCGACCTGGAGCCGGAAAGCAGTGGCGGCATCGATGCCACCAAATCCGGCATTGGCGACATCCACCTGGAGAATGTCACATTCCGCTATGGCGGGCAGCTGGACCTTTTCCAGGATCTTAGCGTCACCTTCCCCCGCGGAGGAATGACTGCGGTGGTGGGTGAAAGCGGCTCGGGCAAGAGCACCCTTGCGGCGCTGCTGCAGAATGTCTACCCGCTCGAGGGTGGGCACATCCGGATCGGCTCCTATGCTATCCAGGACCTCTCGACCGTATCTCTGCGCAAGGTTGTCGCTGCGGTGCCGCAATCGATCGACGTGTTCTCGGGCTCCGTCATCGAGAACATCGCCCTTGGCGAGTTCGAGCCGGACATCGAGAAGATCCAGCGAATCTGCGACCAAGCAGGGCTGTGGGAGGCGATCGAGCGCTGGCCCGGCGGCTTCCAGGCCTATCTAGGCGAGAACGGCGTGCGCCTATCCGGGGGCGAGAAACAACGCCTCGCGTTGGCTCGGGCTCTGTATCGAGATCCGGAGATCCTGATCCTGGATGAAGCGACCTCATCGCTCGACTCGGTCGCCGAGGCCTCTGTCCTGCGGGTGGTTGAGGACCTCCGTCGGGACGGCAAGACGATCATCGTCATCTCTCATCGACTCAGCACCGTCCGTGGGGCCGACAAAATAGTGGTCTTGGACAAGGGCCGGGTCGTTGCGGAGGGACGGCATACCGATCTGCTGACAACTGAAGGCGCTTACGCTCGCTTGTGGCGAGCGCAAACCGGATCCAGCTAA
- a CDS encoding HlyD family secretion protein has protein sequence MVIYKVIVLSVAAALASLPFITITVSVQSAGIIRPTVEKTPLVAPVSGRISRILAVENDLVAQGQEILALDDEVVEEKLRALRGDIRARSDLARDLETLISSGTQAEDPIRLLTESATAERAHFLNLLRENKYARSNAAAELERAKRLLSAAVAPAEAVEEKAFALQTIEVQGEILVRRKSAEWNQQLLDVNLRRKELTAALHQLENERDLTRIRAPVSGALQQFSGLTPSSYVQAGQTVAWVSPDGELVAEIYVSPNNIGFVRPGQSVRLQVDAFNSNQWGVIDATVLDVAEDFTLHDGSVVFKVRCALSRRHLALKHGAIGHLKKGMTVRARFLLGDRTLLELLYNEVDDWLNPLLAGRH, from the coding sequence TTGGTCATTTACAAGGTGATTGTGCTCTCTGTGGCTGCGGCATTGGCGTCGCTGCCATTCATAACTATAACGGTGTCTGTCCAAAGTGCCGGTATCATTCGACCCACTGTCGAGAAGACGCCCCTAGTCGCGCCCGTCTCGGGACGCATCTCCCGCATCCTTGCCGTTGAAAACGATCTGGTGGCTCAGGGGCAAGAGATCCTCGCCCTCGATGATGAGGTGGTTGAGGAAAAGCTCAGAGCGCTTCGAGGCGATATTCGCGCAAGGAGCGATCTTGCCCGTGACCTCGAAACCCTGATCTCCTCCGGTACGCAAGCCGAGGACCCGATCCGCCTCTTGACCGAGTCCGCCACGGCCGAGCGTGCACATTTCCTCAACCTGCTGCGGGAGAACAAATATGCCCGCAGTAATGCCGCCGCGGAACTCGAGCGTGCTAAGCGCCTGCTCTCCGCTGCTGTAGCTCCCGCAGAGGCCGTTGAGGAAAAGGCTTTCGCCCTCCAGACAATCGAGGTTCAGGGCGAGATCCTCGTGCGGCGCAAATCCGCTGAATGGAACCAGCAGCTTTTGGATGTGAACCTACGGCGCAAGGAGCTCACGGCCGCCTTGCATCAACTCGAGAACGAACGGGATCTGACACGCATTCGAGCCCCCGTGTCAGGCGCTCTCCAGCAATTCTCAGGTCTCACCCCCAGCAGCTATGTCCAGGCCGGGCAAACCGTCGCTTGGGTTTCGCCGGATGGCGAACTGGTGGCGGAAATCTACGTTTCGCCCAACAACATCGGCTTTGTGCGCCCGGGCCAGTCGGTGCGTCTGCAAGTGGATGCTTTCAACTCCAATCAATGGGGTGTCATTGACGCGACAGTGCTGGACGTGGCGGAGGACTTTACTCTCCATGACGGGAGCGTGGTCTTCAAGGTCCGTTGCGCACTCTCTCGCCGCCATCTCGCCCTAAAGCACGGGGCGATCGGTCACCTGAAGAAAGGGATGACCGTGCGGGCCCGCTTCCTCCTGGGCGACCGCACGCTCCTGGAACTCCTCTACAATGAGGTCGATGATTGGCTCAATCCGCTGCTGGCGGGCCGCCACTGA